GGGATTGTCGATATCGATTTCAAGAAGCTGGCCGATGTGGACGGCGAATTCTTTTTCACAGCCCTCTGGCAATACGGCCAGAACAACACGGTACCCTATCCCAAAGACAACACGTTCGTCAGCCCCTACGGGGTCACAACCTTCACCAGCAGTGTCGGGGGCGAGGAAAGCGAGCGCATTGATCAATTGTGGTATCAGCAGGGTTTCGCCGACAGCAAGTTCAAGGTGAAGATCGGCCAGGTGGCCGCCTCAAGCGAATTTGGCGCAACGGATTATTTTGATACGTTTGTGAACGACGAATTGGCCTATGCGCCCAGCGCCATTTTCAACATCCGACAGCCCTTCAGCCCGGCCGGCAAGCCGGGCATTGTCCTGACCGGAGACCTGTCCGATCTGACCCCGGGCCTTTACACGAAGGCGGGCGCCTTCACGGCCTATTACAATCCCTATCATCCGGACAGCAAGGGCGTTGACTATGCGGACGATTTTGAGCACGGCATGACCGCCGCGTTTGAAATCGGGTACAACGAACCCAACAAGGAATATCCCGGCTTGTACAAGATTGGCGCCAACGGAAATGAGTTGTCCTACATGAATCCCTCCACTGGAAAAATCTACCGCAACGACTACAATCTTTATGGGGTGATCGAGAAAACCGTTTATCATCCCACCGGGCCTGACGGCAGCCTGCAAACCAAGAAGGGGCTGGATCTGTTGTTTCAATCCATCGGCGCGCCCGGCGACCGCAACCCGATCGAATTCGAATTCAGCGCCGGGGGCCGTTATACCGGCTTGATTCCGGGGCGCGATGCGGACAAACTCGCTTTCGGCGCCGTTCATTCGGAGATTGGAGGCGCATTCCGCAAGTACTACCGCAGCCTAACGGGACATGGACTCGGGAGCGAAACCACCCTCGAACTTGGTTATCAATACATTGTCACACCATGGTTCGCCATCCAGCCGGATGCCCAGCTTATCGTCGATCCGGGTGGTGACGCTTCCCGCGGCGACATCCTCATTCTGGGCCTGCGGACTATCGTGCAATTTTAACCTCAAAAAATATGAAAAGTGATTCCATGAAAGACAAAGTAATTCTTGTAACCGGCGGCAGTTCGGGAATCGGCAAGGCCTGCGCCCTGGCGTTCAGCCGGGCGGGGGCGACGGTCACCGTGGTGGCGGACATCAACCAGGAAGGCCTGGATCAAACCGTAACCGAGATGGACGGCGACGGCTTTTCCGTCCGTGTCGATATTTCCAAGCCCGATCAGGTGAAGAAGTTAATCGATGAGGTGGTCAAGAAATACGGGCGCATCGATTGCGCCGTCAACAACGCCGGGGTGGAAGGCCAACTGGCATCGACGGTCGATTGTTCCGAAGCCAACTGGGACAAGGTATTGTCCATTAATCTCAAGGGGATCTGGCTCTGCATGAAACATGAGATCCCGCAGATGCTCAAGCAAGGCGGTGGCGCCATCGTCAACATGTCGTCGGTTCTCGGTTTGGTCGGGTTGCCGGGGTATCCGGCCTATGCGGCCAGCAAACACGGCGTGGTGGGTCTGACCAAGACCGCGGCTCTGGAGTATGCGCAGGCCGGCATCCGTGTCAACGCGGTCTGTCCCGGCGCGGTGCGCACACCCTTGATGGGACGCATGATCAAGGACAATCCCAATGTCATTACAGAGGAACTGTTTGTTTCGCTGGAACCGATCGGCCGGGTGGCCGAGCCGGAGGAAGTGGCCCAGGCCGTACTCTGGCTTTGTTCCCCTGGCGCATCCTACATCACCGGCGTCGCGCTGCCCATCGACGGCGCTCTGACCGCGCGTTGAGGAAATTGGAATTGTCAGCGTGGTTGATAGTTCCCTGTTTCCATTTTCAGATCATCAATTCTAATCATCAATCTGGCCCAGCCAGGGGAACGGGCGATGGCATTGCGCCGAGGTTTTCCTTGAGCTGGGGCGCCACATAGGCGTCATCGCCTCCGTACCGCTTCCAACTCTTGTACATTTTGAGCAGAAAGATAAAAGCAGGGATAGTGAAGACAAGCCCCCAAATGGGAATGTAAAAATACGCCCGGTCCACGCCGACGCGACGCCCCACGAAATCCAGAGCCGCCCCAGCCAGGGTGGCGCCAATGATTGACCCAGCCGAACGCCAGACCGCATTCATCGAACAAAACTGGCCCAAACGTTCCTGTGGAAATATCCGCATCAGCAGAACAGGATCCCACATGGCGCTCAGAGCAGCTACGGGAGCTGCCAGTCCGACGCTTATGCAAAATTGCACGAGATAAACCTGTCGAATCCGGATGAGAGGCCCAAGATGTGTCATGTGCAGATGCCAATGCTGAATGTGAATCATGGGCACCCACTGCAACCAATGAGCGTGCCATTCCCACACCGCGCTGGCTGACGGGTGCCAGAATAGCCAGATCAAATTGACCGGGGTCACAAATAACCCCATTATAGTTGCAGCGATCACCACGCGGATCGGATGATACCGGTCTGCCAGCCAACCCGCGCCAAGCACCAGCACAGCCGTCACGATGCTTGCGGTCATTTGGATGCGGCCAATTTGAAACAAATCCAGGCCGACCCGTTGCAGGAAGAAGAGGTTGAACACGGCCGCGCCACCGCCAATCGAGCCGATAAACGTTAGCATCCAGAAATACCAATAGTGCGCATGTGAATGGCATTCCTTGCCATAAGTCGTGATTGCAGCCACCGGGCCGGTCTGCCCTCCAATGAAAGGCGGCGCGGGCGGGTATTGCCCTTCCCGGACGTTGAGGATCATCAAGCCGAACCCGCCTAGATACAGGACTGCGGCTCCGACGAAAATCTGGGTCGAATGCGTGTCGGAATAGGGGAAAATAAAGTTCTGATAAAGCGCGGACGATCCCAAACCAAGCAGTCGGAACCAGGACATGAAGCGCGCCAGCAAATGCTCCGGCACAATGTCTCTGAAAAGGTACCAAAAAGTTGAGGTAACAAACGTATTGAAAAAGATGAATATTACCAGCAACACCGCGAGAGTCAGGATGGCCGCATGATTGGCGGAGACCTTTTGGAGAATCCCGAGATGCGCATGCAACCAGAACCCCAGTCGATCCCCGTACGCCATGCCCACCAATGCCATCACAATGAAGGGCAGGGAAAACAAAATAAACGGAATCCTCCGTCCCCAGCGGCTGCGATAGCGGTCGCTCTTGAAGCTGATGATCGGATTCAGGGTGCAATAAACGATCCCGGGAATGGTCCCCAAAATCAGTCCGATTTCAGTGTTCGATGCCTCCAGCGCCTTAAACTTCAACTGCATGATGGGTTGGGTGACCGATTCCATCACCGTGAAGCAGAAATCACCCCACAACAACCAGAAGAACAGAATCACCAGCGCCGGCTTCGTGTAGGTCAGCGTACCGGCATGATAGAGTTTTGGAGCGACATCTGTTCCGTCCGGATTTTGTAGGTTTTTTTTCACTTATTTCTTTGTCAGGTCGTCATGCTTGTGGGAACCGTGCGCATGCTCCTCAAGGATCAACTCGTCAAGGTTCCGGTTATCGACCACGGTGCCATCGTCCAGCGCGTTGATCTGTTGATGGCGAAGTCGTTGGAAAAGCCTGAACATGTCCCGCAATCCGCCCCAGGTAAACCAGATGCCGGTAACCACCGCAAAAAGGATGGGCAGGCCGATGGCGGTGACATGCCAATAGGACGACCATGTGGCCGTGGACCAGGGCGAAACCAGGTTCCACAACGAAACCACGACGAAAACCGAGAACCAGAACATCGTCCAACCAAACAAACCGCTTGCTATCCATTTGTCACTAAGGCTGAAGTTTTTATCAATGCCAATGAGCTTGCCCCAGCCGACTTTTCGGTCCTCTTCAATCCTGGCTTCCCCGACCAACGGTTTGATGGTGGCATATTGGCCGCGATGCAGCATCCGTTCCAGATTGAAGTCTTCCTTGCACGTCAACAACGAAACGATGGCATAAACTGAAATGGCTAGAAGACCCGTAAAGAAACCAAGATAAACTCCGTTCAAGATAAACCCATAATGGCCGTCCTTTTCAACGGCGAAGCGTCCAAGATCAATAAAGCCGAGTTTGGTGCCGTGCAACACGAAGGACTCGCCGTAGTTCGAATAAATCAGCCGGATGATGATGGAGGACAAGGCAAGTGTGGAGCCGGTGACGAAGGCGGACCAGGCGCCGGCAGCAGTACCTTTCTTCCAATAAAGGCCGCCGACAACAACGGGCCCGGCCCCGCTGAAGATCGAACAGGTAATGGCCCACCACATATTGATGTAATCGTTCATGGGAAACAAGGAGCCAAACAGGAAGGCAAAGCAGGCCACGCCGACAATCGTAAGGCGCAGAACCCAAAGATGAGTCCGCGTGCCAAAGGGTTTCTTGCGCAAAGGAACCAGGACATCCTGCACAAAAATGCTGCCCCAGGAGTGAAGATGCGTGGCATCTCCACCGAAAACACCCATGAGCAAGATCACACAAAAAACACCCTTCACACCTGCAGGCAACAGAGTCGC
This DNA window, taken from Candidatus Methylacidiphilales bacterium, encodes the following:
- a CDS encoding carbohydrate porin; this translates as MNWSIAPSCFPLGKINTRICFIIGLFLTVQAPGWAGTDTPDAVNEKQPAPAIRQVEPNFLNQPYLFGDWGGTRTQLAEQGVVFALNNIGDWQTDVSGNQQHHMTYNGRFRGIVDIDFKKLADVDGEFFFTALWQYGQNNTVPYPKDNTFVSPYGVTTFTSSVGGEESERIDQLWYQQGFADSKFKVKIGQVAASSEFGATDYFDTFVNDELAYAPSAIFNIRQPFSPAGKPGIVLTGDLSDLTPGLYTKAGAFTAYYNPYHPDSKGVDYADDFEHGMTAAFEIGYNEPNKEYPGLYKIGANGNELSYMNPSTGKIYRNDYNLYGVIEKTVYHPTGPDGSLQTKKGLDLLFQSIGAPGDRNPIEFEFSAGGRYTGLIPGRDADKLAFGAVHSEIGGAFRKYYRSLTGHGLGSETTLELGYQYIVTPWFAIQPDAQLIVDPGGDASRGDILILGLRTIVQF
- a CDS encoding glucose 1-dehydrogenase; this encodes MKDKVILVTGGSSGIGKACALAFSRAGATVTVVADINQEGLDQTVTEMDGDGFSVRVDISKPDQVKKLIDEVVKKYGRIDCAVNNAGVEGQLASTVDCSEANWDKVLSINLKGIWLCMKHEIPQMLKQGGGAIVNMSSVLGLVGLPGYPAYAASKHGVVGLTKTAALEYAQAGIRVNAVCPGAVRTPLMGRMIKDNPNVITEELFVSLEPIGRVAEPEEVAQAVLWLCSPGASYITGVALPIDGALTAR
- a CDS encoding MFS transporter; its protein translation is MKKNLQNPDGTDVAPKLYHAGTLTYTKPALVILFFWLLWGDFCFTVMESVTQPIMQLKFKALEASNTEIGLILGTIPGIVYCTLNPIISFKSDRYRSRWGRRIPFILFSLPFIVMALVGMAYGDRLGFWLHAHLGILQKVSANHAAILTLAVLLVIFIFFNTFVTSTFWYLFRDIVPEHLLARFMSWFRLLGLGSSALYQNFIFPYSDTHSTQIFVGAAVLYLGGFGLMILNVREGQYPPAPPFIGGQTGPVAAITTYGKECHSHAHYWYFWMLTFIGSIGGGAAVFNLFFLQRVGLDLFQIGRIQMTASIVTAVLVLGAGWLADRYHPIRVVIAATIMGLFVTPVNLIWLFWHPSASAVWEWHAHWLQWVPMIHIQHWHLHMTHLGPLIRIRQVYLVQFCISVGLAAPVAALSAMWDPVLLMRIFPQERLGQFCSMNAVWRSAGSIIGATLAGAALDFVGRRVGVDRAYFYIPIWGLVFTIPAFIFLLKMYKSWKRYGGDDAYVAPQLKENLGAMPSPVPLAGPD